From Zingiber officinale cultivar Zhangliang chromosome 5B, Zo_v1.1, whole genome shotgun sequence, the proteins below share one genomic window:
- the LOC121985362 gene encoding ACT domain-containing protein ACR10-like yields the protein MYRPPARDSGKKRMPESLGGAHNGAGLGCDLCRVILLFGLSIVRGDFSMNGRWCYVLLWVAERGRKETRWDLLKKRLVVVCPSVSPSLVREINSRDQEMDAEQKPQVFLLKFSCYDRMGLLHGDCTLEVIPHEPPEPELELLFDEEEVTFTIPEPPCTFQYDKETINFRSGCLN from the exons ATGTACAGACCGCCGGCGAGGGATTCGGGGAAGAAGAGAATGCCTGAATCCCTTGGCGGAGCACACAACGGGGCCGGCCTCGGATGCGACCTCTGCCGCGTCATTCTACTCTTCGGGCTGAGCATTGTGCGGGGAG ATTTTAGCATGAATGGTAGATGGTGCTATGTGCTGTTGTGGGTTGCGGAGAGAGGGAGGAAGGAGACGAGGTGGGACTTGTTGAAGAAGAGACTTGTGGTAGTCTGCCCGTCGGTTTCTCCATCGTTGGTGCGTGAAATCAATAGCAGGGATCAAGAGATGGATGCGGAGCAGAAACCGCAGGTCTTTCTGCTCAAGTTTTCCTGCTACGATAGGATGGGCCTTTTGCACG GGGATTGTACATTGGAAGTAATACCCCATGAACCACCTGAACCAGAGCTTGAGCTATTATTTGATGAGGAGGAGGTCACATTCACCATTCCAGAACCTCCATGTACCTTTCAATatgacaag GAGACTATAaacttccggagtggatgcttaaacTAA